One window of the Xenopus tropicalis strain Nigerian chromosome 10, UCB_Xtro_10.0, whole genome shotgun sequence genome contains the following:
- the rbm12 gene encoding RNA-binding protein 12 produces MAVVIRLQGLPIVAGTMDIRHFFSGLTIPDGGVHIVGGELGEAFIVFATDEDARLGMMRTGGTIKGSKVSLLLSSKTEMQNMIELSRRRFETANVDLPPANAGRTVLTPAAGMGATTVLSRVNLPTTVPSFSGPSTSAVATVTSTIESSKNITTFSTSGVGTNPPTLSAPYGNQTYSSTVPSAPAPLTAVPPPPMPPMPTIQTLPPLPAIPTIPPMPVPPPVPTLPPVPPVPPIPPVPPVPSMAPLPPMSGIPPMNPPPVGPIPAGMNGSGSSMSNNMNPLFLGPVNTIPLSSPNALKPPPLNHDDPYVCLHGLPVPVSEADIKDFFHGLRIDGIVVLKDPMGRHNGSALVKLITPHDTFEALKRNRMLLGQRFIEVSPATERQWMVSAGHILKPQNVGHHGPPPLMQQLITRSKSPSTQSRPRSRSPHEHGFCVYLKGLPYEAENKHVIDFFKKLDIVEDSIYIAYGSNGKATGEGFLEFRNEEDYKSALCRHKQYMGNRFVQVHPITKKAMLEKIDMIRKKMQSYNYSEHKDAPLDAEFEKHGPRLWGHLSNLPYSIMRKDISHFFISEGFAIDENFVQLLVDNNGQCIGQALVQFRSEDDARKSERLHRKKLNGRDVFLHIVNSEERKDIELNPPLHGRRGSKMPVYVNPPSIETISDEFSFPGSGIKDVNGPNFNFPVNFPGPNNFGLPVPPPVIGSTFVEPRPPPPMPANVSSAPVDPQSFGSSPNSFSGPPSPFVSGGPPPFGSGPPNANIPPNFNTAPPNIGSGPAILNAPPGFGPGNLSVSGPPGFGAGAAKSGPTVIRVQNMPFTVTVDEILDFFYGYQLIPGSVCLKFSDKGMPTGEAMVAFESRDEAMAAVVDLNDRPIGSRKVKLTLG; encoded by the coding sequence ATGGCTGTGGTCATACGCTTGCAAGGTTTGCCCATTGTGGCGGGGACCATGGACATTCGCCATTTCTTCTCTGGATTAACCATTCCCGATGGTGGTGTGCATATTGTAGGGGGTGAACTGGGTGAGGCTTTCATCGTTTTTGCCACTGATGAAGATGCACGGCTTGGTATGATGCGTACAGGTGGTACAATCAAAGGGTCAAAAGTGTCCTTATTGCTGAGCAGCAAAACCGAGATGCAGAACATGATTGAGCTTAGCCGTAGGCGGTTTGAAACTGCCAATGTAGATCTGCCGCCTGCAAACGCTGGCAGAACTGTGCTGACGCCTGCCGCTGGAATGGGCGCTACCACTGTGCTAAGCAGGGTAAATTTGCCAACAACAGTACCCAGTTTTAGCGGCCCTTCAACTAGTGCTGTTGCCACAGTCACTTCGACAATTGAAAGCAGTAAAAACATAACTACTTTCTCAACATCCGGCGTTGGTACCAATCCACCAACCCTTAGTGCTCCATATGGTAACCAAACATACTCCTCTACAGTGCCTAGTGCACCAGCCCCTTTGACTGCAGTACCACCACCACCAATGCCTCCAATGCCAACAATTCAAACTTTACCACCCTTGCCTGCTATCCCCACCATTCCCCCTATGCCAGTTCCCCCACCAGTACCCACACTACCTCCAGTCCCCCCTGTTCCCCCAATACCCCCTGTTCCCCCAGTGCCATCTATGGCTCCTCTTCCACCAATGTCTGGCATACCACCCATGAACCCCCCTCCCGTGGGGCCAATCCCTGCTGGTATGAATGGCTCTGGATCCTCAATGAGCAATAATATGAACCCACTGTTTCTTGGTCCTGTAAATACAATTCCATTAAGTTCTCCAAATGCTTTAAAGCCACCTCCTTTAAACCACGATGACCCATATGTTTGTCTTCATGGTTTGCCCGTTCCTGTATCAGAAGCTGATATTAAGGATTTTTTCCACGGGCTGCGAATAGACGGAATTGTGGTTCTAAAAGATCCTATGGGCCGCCATAATGGTAGTGCATTGGTGAAACTAATTACCCCTCATGACACTTTTGAAGCTCTGAAGCGTAACCGAATGCTATTGGGCCAGCGGTTCATAGAAGTAAGCCCTGCAACAGAGAGACAGTGGATGGTTTCTGCTGGTCACATATTAAAACCACAAAATGTTGGTCATCACGGGCCACCTCCTTTGATGCAGCAACTAATAACCAGATCTAAATCGCCTAGTACACAGTCCCGTCCCAGGTCCAGATCCCCACATGAACATGGCTTCTGTGTTTATCTGAAAGGTTTGCCTTATGAGGCTGAAAATAAGCACGTCATAGATTTCTTTAAAAAGTTAGACATTGTTGAAGACAGTATATACATAGCCTATGGTTCCAATGGCAAAGCAACGGGGGAAGGTTTTCTTGAGTTTAGAAATGAAGAGGACTATAAGTCGGCCTTATGCCGCCACAAGCAATACATGGGAAATCGCTTTGTGCAAGTTCATCCCATAACAAAAAAGGCAATGCTAGAAAAGATAGACATGATACGTAAGAAAATGCAAAGTTACAATTACAGTGAGCATAAAGATGCACCCTTGGATGCAGAATTTGAGAAACATGGCCCACGGCTGTGGGGTCATCTGTCCAATTTGCCATATAGTATCATGAGAAAGGATATCTCTCACTTCTTCATCTCCGAAGGGTTTGCAATTGATGAGAACTTTGTGCAGCTCCTTGTAGATAACAACGGGCAGTGCATAGGCCAGGCCCTGGTTCAGTTTAGGAGCGAAGATGATGCTCGGAAATCGGAGCGTCTGCACCGCAAAAAATTGAACGGGAGGGATGTTTTCTTGCATATAGTTAATTCAGAGGAGAGGAAGGACATTGAGCTCAACCCACCTTTACATGGTAGGAGAGGCTCCAAAATGCCTGTATATGTTAATCCCCCATCCATAGAGACCATTAGTGATGAGTTTTCCTTCCCTGGTAGTGGCATAAAGGATGTTAACGGTCCAAATTTTAACTTTCCTGTTAACTTCCCCGGGCCGAATAATTTTGGACTCCCTGTCCCACCTCCTGTTATAGGAAGCACCTTTGTAGAGCCAAGACCACCTCCTCCAATGCCAGCAAATGTATCAAGTGCTCCAGTCGATCCTCAGAGCTTTGGGAGCAGCCCGAATAGTTTCAGTGGGCCCCCTTCTCCATTTGTCAGTGGCGGTCCTCCTCCATTTGGCAGTGGACCTCCAAATGCAAATATACCACCTAACTTTAACACAGCCCCTCCTAATATAGGAAGTGGGCCAGCGATATTGAATGCTCCTCCAGGATTCGGTCCAGGAAACCTATCCGTTAGTGGGCCACCGGGCTTTGGAGCTGGGGCGGCAAAATCAGGGCCCACAGTAATCAGAGTGCAGAATATGCCCTTTACTGTTACTGTAGATGAAATACTAGACTTCTTTTATGGCTACCAATTAATCCCTGGATCTGTATGCTTGAAGTTCAGCGATAAGGGGATGCCCACAGGGGAAGCCATGGTTGCCTTCGAGTCCCGGGATGAGGCTATGGCTGCTGTAGTTGATCTAAATGACAGACCCATTGGCTCAAGAAAAGTGAAACTCACTTtgggataa